The following coding sequences are from one Nilaparvata lugens isolate BPH chromosome 4, ASM1435652v1, whole genome shotgun sequence window:
- the LOC111047679 gene encoding putative uncharacterized protein DDB_G0283223, producing the protein MDEDALQDWMDEELSELDDSDKDSDYEDSSDDNSDDSSAQSGSASDKDDSSDGEIQMDIDNDNGQANILNNDNDNDNNNGHANIPNDDNDNNGQANIPNDDNFPDNDNGQFQLKDSKHEIQD; encoded by the coding sequence ATGGATGAAGATGCCCTCCAGGATTGGATGGATGAGGAGCTTTCAGAACTAGACGATTCTGACAAGGATTCAGATTATGAAGACAGCAGTGATGACAACAGTGATgacagcagtgcccaatcaggAAGTGCTAGTGATAAAGACGACTCAAGTGATGGTGAGATACAAATGGACATAGACAATGACAATGGACAAGCTAATATCCTAAATAATGACAATGATAATGACAATAACAATGGACATGCAAATATCCCAAATGATGACAATGACAACAATGGACAAGCAAATATCCCAAATGATGACAATTTTCCCGACAATGACAATGGACAA